The Thermosipho melanesiensis BI429 sequence GGAGAGCTTTCCTATGGAAATTTCATCTAATGCGAATTCCAACCTCTTTATATTTCTTTCTGTTTCGGCACCCCAAGATAAAAATTTTAATCCAAAAGATGTAGGTTCTGCATGAACCCCATGGGTTCTCCCAATTGTGGGTAGATCTTTAAATTCATTAGCTTTTTTTATTAAAATGTTATAAAGGGATTTTAATTCATCTAATATAATTTTAGTTGCTCTTACTAAAGCAAGACTATTTGCTGTATCCACAATATCAGATGATGTGAGACCAAAGTGAAAGAACCTTGATTCATCCCCCATTTTTGATGTAGCAACTTTTATAAACGCAATTACATCGTGGTCCACCGTTTTTTCAACATCTAGTATTTCTTCGACGTTAATGTATGAATTTTTTTGAGCTTTTTCAAAAGTTCCTTTTGGTGCAATTCCAAGTTCTTCGTACGCTCGAATAACGGCAAGTTCAACTTCTAACCATCTTTCATATTGTTTTTTTAATGACCATAAAGATTTTAATGGTTCAAGCGCATATCTTTCTACCATACTTTACCCCCCTTTTCTATTTACATTCAAAGTATAACATTAAAAAATTTTTATGTATGATTTTTAATGAAAACTTTACAAAATTTGTATTTTATCATATAATATACATGTACAATTATTCATATAGAGGAGATGAAAAAGTGATATATGAATTATCTGAGTTTTTTAAAATTTTAAGTGATCAAACAAGGTTAAAAATTTTAGTTTTACTTTTTGAAAAAGAACAAAATGTATCTGAATTACAAAGACAAATAGGTGTTACTCAATCTAATATTTCACACCAATTAAGAATTTTAAGGCAGGCTAATCTTGTAAGGTATAGAAAAATTGGGAGAAATGTGTATTACAGACTTTATGATGAACATGTTGAAATTATAATAAAGTATGCAATGGAACATTTAAAAGAGTTTGGAGGGATTGAGGATGCACAGTCATGAACACCATCATGATGTAGTTGAAAGAAAATTAATATTTTCAGTTATTTTTAATTTTTTAATTACTGCTTCGGAAATAATTGGAGGAATTGTGTCTGGAAGTTTAGCACTAATCTCAGATGCTTTACATAACTTAAGTGATACAGGAGCTTTGCTCATAAGTTACTTTGCAAGGAAAATTTCTAAAAAGCCAGTTGATAATAAATATACATATGGGTATAAAAGAGCAGAACTTGTTGCTTCAGTTATAAATATAACTGTTTTACTTTCGATTTCTTTTTCTTTGATTTTAGAAGGGATAAAGAAAATTTTAAGTCCAGTTCAAATAAATACTTCGATTATGCTAATAGTTGCATATGTGGGATTAGTAGGGAATCTTTTAACAGCAATTTTATTATCATCACATAGTAAAGAAAACTTGAATTTAAAATCAG is a genomic window containing:
- a CDS encoding ArsR/SmtB family transcription factor; amino-acid sequence: MIFNENFTKFVFYHIIYMYNYSYRGDEKVIYELSEFFKILSDQTRLKILVLLFEKEQNVSELQRQIGVTQSNISHQLRILRQANLVRYRKIGRNVYYRLYDEHVEIIIKYAMEHLKEFGGIEDAQS
- a CDS encoding cation diffusion facilitator family transporter, producing the protein MHSHEHHHDVVERKLIFSVIFNFLITASEIIGGIVSGSLALISDALHNLSDTGALLISYFARKISKKPVDNKYTYGYKRAELVASVINITVLLSISFSLILEGIKKILSPVQINTSIMLIVAYVGLVGNLLTAILLSSHSKENLNLKSAFLHILSDMFSSVGIIITGHVMSYYNIWILDPIITFVISGYIIIESIKILKESIRVVMQGIPKGVDLDKVKKIIQNFSFVKDVHHIHVWSLDGIELYLEMHVTVDGKDYDDYLRRIKETLKEHGFRHSTIQLEQINCGENCIAEIQ